The genome window CCCTTGGAAGCGTGACATCCAGGCAACCACGACCGAGCGACAGATGCTGTCGCTAGGCCTCGATCCCGACTGGGCGACACGCCCCTTTTTATGCGACATTTGTGCGACACTCATGCGACACTACCGCGGCTATTCGCGACTAATGCAGACTGGCTGATGTTTTATAGGATATTGTTTTTACTGACTTAGGGCGCGCCAAACAAGGGCCTAAATCCCCCACGTCGTGCTCTTTTAATCCGCTGGTCGCAGGTTCGAATCCTGCACGGCCCACCATCTTCTCTCTCCCAAGTCAGCAACCCAGCCTGCCGCCGGAAGCCGGCCCACTTCCTCATGGGCATGCATTGCCTCACGGCATTCGGCGGATCCGTAAAAGACCCATCTAGAGCGGCCACTCGAGGACAGGATGCGAACGCTACTGACGGTCATATCTACCCTGCTTGTCGTCTGGGCAGGCCTGATCGGCTCCCTTTACGCCGTCGAACGGCTTGGGGAAAACCTCGGCTACGGCGTGGAGCGCATGGTCCTCGGCGATGAGACCGAGGAGGATATTGAGGAGTTTGACAGCTGGCTCGAAGCCCGGGCGGAGCGCCTGGATAAAGCCGGGGAGCACCTACCCCGAGCCGGAGCTCTGACATGGATCGCGCCCCCGGGCTTCCGCGCGGAGGTACGAGATCTGATCACCGAAGCGCGGGCCCTGCATGCCGATACCAAGGCGTTGCTCGACCAGGCTCAGGAACTCGACGAGCGCCATGAAGCCTTCAGCGGCGTCGTGGGCGAGCCCCTGTTTGTCGAGGGGCGGGGGCTTCCGGATGAGCAGGCCCTGCTGCAACAGGAAGCCCTGGAGCTGACCCGGGACCTGGAAGCCATCGTCGAACTCGCTCGAGCCTGGCAGGAACTGCGGCAGCAAACCCGTGAGCTTAGCGCCCGGGGGGAGGCGCTCCAGAGACGCGCCCATGCCGAGCGCGGCGCGCTCCAGCCTTTTTAAGTAGCATGTGTGGCATAAACTGAGGGCACGACCGAGGCAGAGACGCCGAGACCCGCCATGGAGACGAAGATCAGCGAGGAGGAGCGCCTGAGGCAGGTGCGCGGCCTAGATCTCTGCGAGGCCGCCGCTGAGGGGGAGCACCCTGCTCCCCTCGCTCTGATGAGCATCTACCTTGAGGATGCGGCCGGCCTGCGCGCCAGTCGCCAGACGGCCTCGGCAGACCGGCTGCTCGCCGCCACCGCTGCCCGGCTCCGGGCCGCTCTGCCGGAACAGGCCAGCCTCGGGCACTGGGAGGCCAACGAGCTCCTGGTCTGGGCGCCGGCCGCGGCCCCCGGTTGCGATCCGGAGGCCATCGGCACCAGCGCCGCGGCGGCGCTCCAGGAGCCGATCACCACCGGCATGGAGCAGATCCGTCCCACCGTCGCCGTTAGCGTGGTCCAGGCGCCCGATGACGGCGAGCGCCTCGATGAGCTCACCAGCCTCCTCCACCTACTCACCGGCAACCAGCGCGGCGCCGGCCGGGTCCGGGTGGTCCAGAACGGCACCGGCCGGCTCGGGGTCTCGGAGCAGATCCATCTCGTCCAGCGCCTTGACAAGGCGCTGGACGAAGGCTGCATCGAGCCGCACTACCAGCCTCGCTTCGACCTGGCCTCCGGCGACATGACCGGGATGGAGGCCCTCGCCCGCTGGCACGACCCGAAACTCGGATGGATCTCGCCGGGCGAGTTCATCCCCCTCGCCGAGCGCACCGGGCGCATCGAGGAGCTCACCGGGGTGATCCTGCAGGCCGTTTGCCGCCAGGTCCGCGCCTGGATGGCTGAGGGGATCACCGTGCCGCCGGTGGCCGTGAACATCAGCCCGCAGGAGCTGCTCGAGCCCCGCTTCGCGCCCCGGCTGCGGCAGGCGCTTGCCGAGACCCGCCTGGCGCAGCCGCAGGTGGAGCTGGAGATCACCGAGCGCGGCTTCAGCGAGGAGCTCCAGCCCATGGCGCTGGCCATGCGCACGCTCGCCGAGCAGGGGACCCCGTTCGCCATCGACGACTTCGGCACCGGCTACTCGTCGCTACTCTACCTCCAGCAACTGCCGGCGCAGCAGGTCAAGATCGACCGCAGCTTCACCCAGGGCCTCCTCGATGACCCCGTCTCCGGCCGGATCGTCGGGGCGACCGTGGGAATCGCCGCCAGCCTGGGCATGGAGACCGTCGCCGAGGGCGTGGAGACCGCTGCGGAGGCCGAGGCCCTAAGCCGGCACGGGGTGGACCAGGCACAGGGCTTCTACTACGCCCGGCCCATGCCGCCGGGCGACCTCTGGCCGCGCCTCGGGGCGGCGGCTCCCGCCTGATCCGCCGGCGCCCTCGCGGACCACCCGCGAGGCGCGCAGCGCAGCCAGTTAGCCGGCTGCGCCGCTGCGCAGCCCGGCCCCGGATCCGGCCGCTACACGGACCGCAGCGTACCGACGAGGCCAACCATGGGTTTGTTCAATCTCGGCAACAAAGACGCCTACGGCAAGCAGCGGCGCATCGAGCACCGCGGCAAGTACCTTCGGGCGAGTCGTACTGGCGGGGTAGCGCTGCGCGCCCAGGCGCGGGCGGCCGATGTGAATCTGACGGCGAACACCCGGCGCGGTGTCCGCGCCTCGGTCACGCCGGCGAAGAACACCCAGGTAGCGCTGCAAAACGGCCGGTTCATCCTGCGCGGGCGCTACGGCAAGGGGCCGACCAAGTTGAATCTGTCCAAAAGCGGGGCGAGCGTCTCGACGCGCAACCGGCTCGGCTCGTTCAACTGGTTCCGCCCCAACCGCTCCTCGGCGAAGGTCTTCGGTGTCCAGGTCCGTGGGCAGAAGGCGGCGCAGCTGCAGATGGTCTACATGGTCTTCGCTGCCCTCGTCGGCGGCGTGCAGCTGCTCTTTGTGGTCATCGGCGGGCTGTTGCGCGGCGCCGTCGCGCTGGGGCAATGGCTCGTTGATCACGCGCGGGCCCTGCCACGGCGCTGGCGCAACGCCCGGTTGCAGCGCCAGCGCCGCAGGGTCGATCCGGCGGTGTCCGAGGCTATAGCGCGCCTGGATGCCGACGGGCTCAGCGCCGCACTCGCCCTGGCCGTCGCCCTCTGGGGGCGAGGCGAAACACTCGACGAGGGATGGCGCCGCATCCAGCGCCGCGTCACCCAGAACCCGGGCTTGGAAGCCCTCCCCCGCTCACCGGAGCTGTTCGAGTCGGTTGCGGTGGAACTCGAGCGCTGCCGCGCTGCGGTGCAGCCGGCACAGGACGCGCACCGGATTGTGCTCGCTTTGCTGGCCGAGGCGGCGGCGCAGGGGATGGACGGCGAGCGGCGGGCCGCACTGTTTTTCGATGTGGACGATCTGGCCCTGGCGCGGGGACCGCGGACCGTGCTGCAGGAGGAGTTGCTGGAGATCTTCGCGGACCACGCCCAACTGAGCCTGGAGCCGGCCATGCCGGCCGGTGGAAAACAGGGCCAGCGCAGGCAACCGCGCGAGGCGCCTGAGGCAGCGCAGGGACCGATCGATCTCAACACCGCCTCGATCGAAGAGCTCCAGGAGATACCGCACGTCGGTCCCGAGCGCGCCGCGGCGATCGCCGCCATGCGCCCCATCCAACGCATCGAGCAGCTCGAGGCCATTGACGGCATCGGCCCACAACGGCTTCGGGAGATCGCGGCGCATGCGCGGCTGAACGATTCCACAAAACCTGTGGAAAACCGTGTGGAGAAAGTCGGCTGAACCCGCCGACCGAGGGCCTTCGAGACCGATTGGCTAAAGTCTCGCCAGCGCCAAAGCGACCACACATCAGGGGGTTACACTTGCCCCTTCCATTACTCAGTGGGTTATGCCGGATCTTCCATTGCCTGTGCAGAATTGGACCGTACCAGTTCTGCGTCGCGTGAGATTGTCAACCGGTATTCGGCGGTAGCGCCGGCCAGAAACCGACCGCGCCCTGGGCTGTCAGGGTCGCAGCCACGCGCGCTGTCCGGCGGTCCGGCCTCCGATGGCCGCGCGCAAGACCAGACCATCATCGATGCCCCGCCCCAGGATCAACCGCCGCCGTTGGCGGCACTTGCCCCGGGCAGCTCCTGAATGAAGTTGCCCCGACTGCGGCTCGTCACATAGAGCCGGCCAGAGTGAACCGCGAAAAGCGCCTCCACGCTGCTGTCATCCCGCACCTGCGCCCCGCCCGATGTTGCCAGGGCGTTCCGTATCGCTGGGCCGATATCAAGGATTTGGTCCCGATCGAATCCTGCCCGGAGCATCGCCTCCGCCAGCTCATCGGCGCCTACCGGAGTAGCCTGGCCAACCGTGATCGGCGTCACCGCCTCCCGGCTCATGGCCACGCCCCGCTCTGTGGTCGCGCAACCGCTCAATCCCAGGACGACTAGAAGCGCAAGCAGCAGCAGGCGCGGCCGACGCCGACTGCTCGCCTCTGCCCTGGTCATTCGTCCCTCCTTGCCCCGGTCTCCAGCCGGCTGAGGGCCGCTGCCAGCGCATCCCGGAACTCGTCCTCATCGATAACCTCTACCGGTGGCAGCTCGCGGCGTCCGTCGCTGAACAACCGATCCGACTCCTCGACGAGGGTGGCGGTCACGAACACGGCCACCTGCCGCGCCTCGTGGTCGAGTTGATCACTGCGGAAGGCGCGTCCGAGCAGCGGCAGCCTACCAACCCCCGGAACGCCGGTTCGCGTAAACCGCGAGCGTGTATCCACCAAGCCTGCCACGGCCGCCGTCCCCCCGTTCTCGACCTGCACCGTACTGTGCGCAGTGCGGCGGCTGACCACCGGCAGGTTCGACGCCCCCCGCCCGACCACATCGCTGACCTCGATATCCATGTCCAGGGTCAGCTCGCCGTTCGATCCGACCTGTGGCGTGATCGCGAGGACGGTTCCGGTCTCGATCTGCTCCAGCTGCGCGCGCGCGAAGGTCGTCGCATCCGTGGTTATCTCGAACCACTCCTCGGTGACGACACTGATCTCCGCCTCCTTGCCGTCCTGAGCCAACACCTGGGGGGTGGAGACGATGGTGGCCTCCTCATTCTGGGTCAGCATATTGAGCGTCATGGCC of Halorhodospira halophila contains these proteins:
- a CDS encoding putative bifunctional diguanylate cyclase/phosphodiesterase, whose protein sequence is METKISEEERLRQVRGLDLCEAAAEGEHPAPLALMSIYLEDAAGLRASRQTASADRLLAATAARLRAALPEQASLGHWEANELLVWAPAAAPGCDPEAIGTSAAAALQEPITTGMEQIRPTVAVSVVQAPDDGERLDELTSLLHLLTGNQRGAGRVRVVQNGTGRLGVSEQIHLVQRLDKALDEGCIEPHYQPRFDLASGDMTGMEALARWHDPKLGWISPGEFIPLAERTGRIEELTGVILQAVCRQVRAWMAEGITVPPVAVNISPQELLEPRFAPRLRQALAETRLAQPQVELEITERGFSEELQPMALAMRTLAEQGTPFAIDDFGTGYSSLLYLQQLPAQQVKIDRSFTQGLLDDPVSGRIVGATVGIAASLGMETVAEGVETAAEAEALSRHGVDQAQGFYYARPMPPGDLWPRLGAAAPA
- a CDS encoding ComEA family DNA-binding protein — encoded protein: MGLFNLGNKDAYGKQRRIEHRGKYLRASRTGGVALRAQARAADVNLTANTRRGVRASVTPAKNTQVALQNGRFILRGRYGKGPTKLNLSKSGASVSTRNRLGSFNWFRPNRSSAKVFGVQVRGQKAAQLQMVYMVFAALVGGVQLLFVVIGGLLRGAVALGQWLVDHARALPRRWRNARLQRQRRRVDPAVSEAIARLDADGLSAALALAVALWGRGETLDEGWRRIQRRVTQNPGLEALPRSPELFESVAVELERCRAAVQPAQDAHRIVLALLAEAAAQGMDGERRAALFFDVDDLALARGPRTVLQEELLEIFADHAQLSLEPAMPAGGKQGQRRQPREAPEAAQGPIDLNTASIEELQEIPHVGPERAAAIAAMRPIQRIEQLEAIDGIGPQRLREIAAHARLNDSTKPVENRVEKVG